One genomic window of Ruminococcus gauvreauii includes the following:
- a CDS encoding HPr family phosphocarrier protein, which produces MIKKPITIQLANGLEARPVAMLVQVASQFESEIQIESGVRRVNAKSIMGMMTLGLSTGESVVVYADGKDEEEAIQGIAKYLSSRK; this is translated from the coding sequence ATGATTAAGAAACCAATTACGATTCAGCTGGCGAATGGACTGGAAGCCCGTCCCGTGGCGATGCTTGTTCAGGTTGCAAGTCAATTTGAAAGCGAGATTCAAATTGAGAGCGGAGTGCGGAGAGTCAATGCGAAGAGCATTATGGGAATGATGACTCTTGGGCTGTCAACGGGGGAAAGCGTCGTTGTGTATGCAGACGGCAAAGATGAAGAAGAAGCAATTCAGGGTATTGCGAAATATCTTTCGTCCCGTAAATAA
- the whiA gene encoding DNA-binding protein WhiA — MSFSGDVKEELSKQFNAARHCQIAEIAAIISMCGEVLISEEDRYSVKIHTENVAVARKCFTILKKGFKIDTEIVIRRNQYLKKSNVYLLTVSSHEESIRLLKATKFLGGDGMPAEDIALVNHLVVQRNCCKRAFVRGAFLASGSLSAPEKFYHLEIVCTAMDKAAQLQEIIMSLGIEAKIVSRKKYYVVYIKEGAQIVDFLGLMEANVSLMNLENIRILKEMRNNVNRKVNCETANINKTVSAAVKQIQDIEYIRDTAGLNSLAEGLEEIAVLRLEYPEATLKELGTMLTPQVGKSGVNHRLRKLSEIASKLKENKEEFYYD, encoded by the coding sequence ATGTCTTTTTCGGGGGATGTAAAGGAAGAGTTATCAAAACAATTCAATGCGGCAAGGCATTGCCAGATTGCTGAGATCGCAGCGATCATCAGCATGTGCGGTGAGGTTCTGATCTCGGAAGAAGACCGGTATTCGGTAAAAATACATACGGAAAATGTGGCTGTTGCGAGAAAATGCTTTACAATCTTGAAAAAAGGATTTAAGATAGATACTGAAATTGTGATTCGGCGCAATCAGTATTTAAAGAAAAGTAACGTATATCTGCTTACGGTTTCATCGCATGAAGAGTCAATCCGGCTCTTGAAGGCCACCAAATTTCTGGGCGGTGATGGCATGCCGGCGGAAGATATTGCGCTGGTCAATCACCTTGTGGTACAGAGGAATTGCTGTAAAAGGGCATTCGTAAGAGGTGCGTTTCTGGCATCCGGCTCTCTGAGCGCGCCTGAGAAGTTTTATCATCTGGAAATCGTATGTACAGCTATGGACAAGGCGGCGCAGCTTCAGGAGATTATCATGAGCCTCGGGATTGAGGCGAAAATTGTGAGCCGCAAGAAGTATTACGTTGTTTATATAAAGGAGGGGGCCCAGATTGTTGACTTTCTAGGCTTGATGGAAGCGAATGTTTCCCTGATGAATTTAGAAAACATCAGGATTCTCAAAGAAATGCGGAATAACGTAAATCGAAAAGTGAACTGTGAAACTGCGAATATCAATAAAACAGTTTCCGCAGCTGTTAAACAGATACAAGATATTGAATATATCCGGGACACGGCAGGACTTAACAGCCTGGCAGAGGGTCTGGAAGAAATAGCGGTTTTAAGATTGGAATATCCGGAGGCAACCCTGAAAGAGCTTGGCACCATGCTGACTCCTCAGGTTGGAAAGTCCGGGGTGAACCACAGGCTGAGAAAATTAAGTGAGATTGCTTCTAAGCTTAAGGAGAACAAGGAGGAGTTTTATTATGATTAA
- the rapZ gene encoding RNase adapter RapZ — protein MRFVIVTGMSGAGKSTALKMLEDAGYFCVDNLPIALMEKFAQFAVESVPDGIQKVALGVDIRSGESLDALEKILENMAMNHLNYEILYLDADDDVLIKRYKETRRSHPLAGTGRVETGISRERNKLQFLKTHADYILDTSRLLTRELKAELDKIFVKDQKFKSLMITILSFGFKYGIPEDADLVFDVRFLPNPYYLEELRPLSGNDVPVRDYVMGFEVAVQFLDKLDDMIRFLIPNYIVEGKNQLVIAVGCTGGKHRSVTLANELFYRLSGEEEYGLKIEHRDIGKDIVAKPL, from the coding sequence ATGCGCTTTGTGATTGTGACCGGTATGTCGGGGGCTGGTAAAAGTACGGCGTTGAAAATGCTGGAAGATGCGGGATACTTTTGCGTGGATAACCTCCCGATCGCACTGATGGAGAAGTTTGCACAGTTTGCTGTGGAGAGTGTTCCGGATGGAATACAGAAGGTTGCATTGGGCGTGGATATCCGCAGCGGAGAGTCGCTTGATGCACTGGAAAAGATTCTGGAAAATATGGCAATGAATCATTTGAATTATGAAATTCTGTATTTGGATGCGGATGATGATGTGCTGATCAAACGGTACAAGGAAACACGCAGAAGCCATCCCTTGGCCGGGACGGGGCGTGTGGAGACGGGGATCAGCAGAGAACGAAACAAGCTGCAGTTTCTTAAGACACACGCAGACTATATACTGGATACGAGCAGGCTGCTGACAAGAGAACTGAAAGCCGAACTGGATAAGATATTTGTTAAGGATCAGAAATTTAAAAGCCTGATGATTACAATTCTTTCCTTTGGATTTAAATACGGGATACCGGAGGATGCAGATCTCGTGTTCGATGTCCGGTTCCTCCCCAACCCGTATTATCTGGAGGAGCTGCGGCCTTTGAGCGGAAATGATGTGCCGGTCAGGGATTATGTAATGGGGTTTGAAGTCGCGGTTCAGTTTCTGGATAAACTTGATGATATGATAAGATTTCTGATTCCGAATTATATAGTAGAGGGAAAAAATCAGCTGGTCATCGCTGTGGGATGCACCGGTGGGAAACATCGATCTGTAACGCTGGCTAACGAGCTGTTTTACAGGCTGTCGGGTGAAGAGGAATACGGACTGAAAATAGAACACCGGGACATAGGAAAGGATATTGTGGCAAAGCCTCTGTGA
- the murB gene encoding UDP-N-acetylmuramate dehydrogenase, which produces MKESIYERLCAVVGEDFVKQKEPMKNHTTFRIGGPADYFVNPQNAGQTAGILRLCREEEIPGCIIGNGSNLLVSDDGYRGVIIQLYRNMSEIVAEGTRIRAQAGALLSQIGNRALELGLTGMEFAAGIPGTAGGAVVMNAGAYGGEMKDILAEVTVLNRDGEILTIPADRLELGYRTSIIKKEQYIVLEAVFELENGDTSQIRERMDELKRLRCEKQPLEFPSAGSTFKRPQGYFAGKLIMDAGLRGYRVGGAMISEKHCGFVVNVQDATARDVQELMEHVRKEVKAQFGVELEPEVRFLGEFH; this is translated from the coding sequence TTGAAGGAATCGATATATGAAAGATTGTGTGCGGTTGTCGGTGAGGATTTTGTGAAGCAAAAGGAGCCCATGAAAAATCATACGACGTTCCGTATCGGAGGACCGGCGGATTATTTTGTGAATCCGCAGAACGCCGGGCAGACAGCCGGGATTCTGAGGCTGTGCAGGGAAGAGGAGATACCTGGCTGCATTATTGGGAATGGAAGCAACCTGCTTGTCAGCGATGATGGGTATCGGGGTGTGATTATCCAGCTCTATAGAAATATGAGTGAGATTGTGGCGGAAGGCACCCGGATCAGGGCGCAGGCGGGGGCTCTTCTCTCTCAGATCGGAAACAGGGCCCTGGAACTCGGACTCACCGGCATGGAATTTGCCGCGGGAATACCGGGAACGGCCGGAGGTGCGGTTGTTATGAATGCCGGTGCATACGGCGGTGAGATGAAAGATATTCTTGCGGAAGTGACGGTATTGAATCGGGACGGGGAGATTCTTACGATTCCGGCAGACAGGCTGGAACTGGGTTACCGCACCAGCATCATCAAAAAAGAACAGTATATTGTTCTGGAAGCAGTGTTTGAACTGGAAAACGGTGATACATCACAGATCCGTGAGCGGATGGATGAGCTGAAAAGGCTGAGGTGTGAAAAACAGCCGCTTGAATTTCCGAGCGCAGGCAGCACATTTAAGAGACCGCAGGGATATTTTGCGGGCAAACTCATCATGGATGCCGGTCTTCGGGGATACCGTGTCGGCGGCGCCATGATTTCTGAAAAGCATTGTGGTTTTGTCGTGAACGTGCAGGATGCTACAGCTCGTGACGTGCAGGAGCTGATGGAGCATGTGAGAAAAGAAGTAAAAGCACAGTTTGGAGTGGAATTGGAACCGGAAGTCAGGTTTTTGGGAGAATTTCATTAA
- a CDS encoding tRNA threonylcarbamoyladenosine dehydratase: MQQELSRTEVLIGSEGVRQLGRMRVAVFGLGGVGSYAVEALARCGIGSLTLVDHDVISATNINRQLFALHSTIGKLKTEVAKDRVRDIDPDMLVHTYQTFYNEETAGLFDLESFDYIVDAIDTVTSKLLLIENAKRAGTPIICSMGTGNKLDPGRFEITDISKTSVCPLAKVMRQELRKRRIKKVKVLYSKEIPVKRRTDTNEKKGSTSHPVPGSISFVPSAAGLMLAGEVIRDLLSQKSIK, translated from the coding sequence TTGCAGCAGGAGCTTTCCAGAACAGAAGTTTTAATAGGGAGCGAAGGGGTACGGCAGCTTGGAAGGATGAGAGTAGCTGTCTTTGGCCTGGGGGGAGTCGGGTCATACGCTGTTGAGGCATTGGCGAGGTGTGGGATCGGTTCGCTGACGTTGGTTGATCACGATGTGATTTCGGCCACGAATATTAACCGGCAGCTGTTTGCGCTGCACTCAACGATCGGAAAATTGAAGACTGAGGTGGCGAAAGACAGGGTGCGCGATATAGATCCGGATATGCTGGTGCATACATATCAGACGTTCTATAATGAGGAGACCGCCGGACTGTTCGATCTTGAGTCATTTGATTACATTGTCGATGCGATTGACACGGTGACGTCCAAGCTTTTATTGATTGAAAATGCGAAAAGAGCCGGGACGCCGATCATTTGTTCCATGGGGACGGGCAACAAGCTGGATCCGGGACGGTTTGAGATAACTGATATTTCAAAGACCAGTGTCTGCCCGCTGGCGAAAGTAATGCGCCAGGAGCTTAGAAAGCGCAGAATCAAAAAGGTGAAGGTGCTGTATTCGAAGGAGATTCCTGTAAAGAGGAGAACGGATACAAATGAGAAGAAAGGCAGTACGTCACATCCTGTTCCGGGAAGCATATCATTTGTTCCATCAGCAGCAGGACTGATGCTGGCCGGTGAAGTCATTCGCGATTTACTGAGTCAAAAAAGCATAAAATAA
- a CDS encoding SpoVA/SpoVAEb family sporulation membrane protein — MDYINAFWVGGLICALVQILLDRTKLMPGRVMVLLVCIGAFLGAIGVYGPFQEFAGGGASVPLLGFGNVLWKGIREAVDADGFIGLFMGGFKAGAVGTSAALIFGYLVSLVCKPKMKS; from the coding sequence ATGGATTATATCAATGCATTTTGGGTAGGAGGGCTGATCTGTGCACTGGTACAGATCTTGCTGGATCGTACGAAGCTGATGCCCGGCCGTGTCATGGTACTGCTTGTGTGCATCGGGGCGTTTCTGGGTGCGATAGGTGTATATGGACCGTTCCAGGAATTTGCGGGCGGAGGGGCGAGTGTACCGCTCCTTGGGTTTGGCAATGTGCTCTGGAAAGGGATCCGGGAAGCTGTGGATGCGGACGGATTCATAGGTTTATTTATGGGTGGTTTCAAGGCAGGAGCGGTGGGGACATCGGCCGCCTTGATCTTTGGATATCTGGTCAGTCTGGTGTGCAAACCCAAAATGAAGTCATAA
- the spoVAD gene encoding stage V sporulation protein AD has product MKQTIGKQSIELKKEVYVQSGASIVGSKEKEGPLGLCFDCAKEDPMLGMNSWEEAESTLQKEAAELAVQKAGMQNSQIRMIFAGDLLAQSIASSFGNVTLGIPLYGLYGACSTMGEALSLGSMAIAGEYADYVLALTSSHFGSAEKEFRFPLEYGNQRPLSAAWTVTGSGACVLGTKKSRVKITGITTGKIVDYGLKDSQNMGACMAPAACDTIFCNLKDFIRTPEDYDHIITGDLGYVGQRILLDLLKEKGCDIHRQHLDCGMLIYDQENQDTHAGGSGCGCAATVFASYILPRLESGEWKRILFVPTGALLSKVSFYEGQSVPGIAHGVVLEHVEA; this is encoded by the coding sequence ATGAAACAGACAATTGGAAAACAAAGCATTGAATTGAAAAAAGAGGTATACGTACAAAGCGGCGCTTCCATTGTGGGCAGCAAAGAGAAGGAAGGGCCGCTTGGCCTGTGCTTTGACTGCGCAAAAGAAGACCCGATGCTTGGGATGAACAGCTGGGAGGAGGCCGAGAGCACGCTCCAGAAAGAGGCGGCGGAACTTGCGGTCCAAAAGGCGGGGATGCAGAACAGTCAGATTCGCATGATTTTTGCCGGAGACCTGCTGGCGCAGTCGATTGCATCGAGTTTTGGGAACGTCACTCTCGGGATACCGCTGTACGGCCTGTACGGGGCCTGCTCCACAATGGGGGAGGCGCTGTCGCTTGGCTCAATGGCGATTGCCGGAGAATACGCGGATTACGTACTGGCGCTTACATCGAGCCATTTCGGGAGTGCCGAGAAGGAATTTCGTTTTCCGCTTGAGTACGGGAATCAGAGGCCTCTTTCGGCGGCATGGACGGTGACAGGAAGCGGCGCATGTGTGCTTGGTACGAAAAAGAGCAGGGTAAAGATCACAGGAATCACAACTGGTAAAATCGTAGATTACGGACTGAAAGACTCTCAAAACATGGGGGCCTGCATGGCTCCGGCCGCATGTGATACCATCTTCTGCAATCTGAAAGATTTTATCAGAACACCGGAGGACTACGATCATATCATAACCGGAGACCTCGGTTATGTGGGCCAGAGAATCCTGCTGGATCTGCTGAAGGAAAAAGGATGTGATATCCACAGGCAGCATCTGGACTGCGGCATGCTGATCTACGATCAGGAAAATCAGGATACACATGCAGGCGGAAGTGGCTGCGGCTGTGCGGCAACGGTTTTTGCATCATATATTTTACCTAGGCTCGAGAGCGGTGAGTGGAAACGGATTCTGTTTGTTCCGACGGGAGCTCTGCTGTCTAAAGTCAGTTTTTATGAAGGGCAAAGTGTTCCGGGGATCGCGCATGGTGTTGTGCTGGAACATGTGGAAGCGTAA
- the upp gene encoding uracil phosphoribosyltransferase, translating into MEEVFIMDHPLIQHKISRLRDETTGTNEFRKLVEEIGMLMGYEALRDLKMEKITLKTPIEECEAPVIAGKKLAIVPILRAGLGMVSGMLALVPSAKVGHIGLYRDHETHEPHEYYCKLPDPIEERVIVVLDPMLATGGSAEAAINFVKRHGGKKIKFMCIIAAPEGVKRLQKAHPDVQIYCGCVDRELNEDAYICPGLGDAGDRIFGTK; encoded by the coding sequence ATGGAAGAGGTATTTATTATGGATCATCCGCTGATCCAGCACAAAATTTCGCGGCTGCGCGATGAGACGACGGGAACGAATGAGTTTCGCAAATTAGTGGAAGAGATCGGCATGCTGATGGGATACGAGGCGCTGAGGGACCTGAAAATGGAAAAGATTACGTTAAAGACGCCGATCGAGGAATGTGAAGCGCCTGTCATTGCCGGAAAGAAACTGGCGATTGTGCCGATCCTGCGTGCGGGGCTTGGCATGGTGAGCGGTATGCTGGCACTGGTACCGTCTGCGAAGGTGGGACATATCGGGCTTTACCGCGATCATGAAACTCATGAACCGCATGAGTACTACTGCAAATTACCGGATCCCATCGAGGAGAGGGTGATTGTTGTCCTAGATCCGATGCTCGCGACCGGAGGGTCGGCGGAGGCTGCGATCAATTTTGTAAAGCGGCACGGCGGGAAGAAGATAAAGTTCATGTGTATTATTGCGGCTCCGGAAGGGGTAAAACGCCTGCAGAAAGCACATCCGGATGTACAGATCTACTGCGGGTGCGTAGACCGGGAACTGAATGAGGATGCGTACATATGCCCGGGACTTGGGGATGCCGGAGACCGTATCTTTGGGACAAAATAG
- a CDS encoding ZIP family metal transporter: protein MQLAVITAFGVGGATIAGVLIGFLFRRIPHRFNDIILSYAAGIMLGAAVLGLIVPSLEEGNVWVSLLGILTGAVFLNFADRLTPHLHRITGMDQEAHADRQSQLNKVMLFVMAIAIHNLPEGIAAGVGFGTENIGNAITVAIGIALQNIPEGMVIVSPLIMAGVPKFRVFVIACFTGVIEIFGTMIGFGAVTVASAILPFALAFAGGTMIYVVSDEMIPETHSHGYERQATYALLFGFMTMILMDWYI from the coding sequence ATGCAGCTGGCAGTTATCACGGCGTTTGGAGTGGGAGGAGCTACCATTGCCGGCGTTTTGATTGGTTTTTTATTTCGCAGGATACCGCATCGGTTCAATGATATCATACTGAGTTACGCGGCCGGGATCATGCTGGGGGCGGCGGTGCTTGGACTGATTGTTCCGTCTCTGGAAGAGGGTAATGTCTGGGTTTCGCTTCTGGGGATCCTGACGGGAGCAGTGTTTCTTAACTTTGCGGACCGTCTGACACCGCATCTACACCGCATTACGGGAATGGACCAGGAGGCGCACGCTGACAGACAGAGTCAGCTCAATAAAGTCATGCTCTTCGTGATGGCAATCGCCATTCATAATCTTCCGGAGGGGATTGCTGCCGGGGTTGGATTTGGCACGGAAAATATAGGGAATGCGATAACAGTAGCGATAGGAATCGCGCTTCAGAATATCCCGGAAGGAATGGTGATCGTGTCTCCGCTTATCATGGCAGGCGTCCCTAAATTTCGAGTCTTTGTCATCGCGTGTTTTACCGGGGTGATTGAGATCTTTGGAACGATGATCGGCTTTGGCGCGGTGACAGTCGCGAGTGCAATCCTTCCGTTTGCCTTGGCGTTCGCAGGAGGCACGATGATCTATGTGGTGAGCGATGAGATGATACCTGAGACTCACAGTCATGGGTATGAGAGGCAGGCAACCTACGCATTGCTGTTTGGGTTCATGACGATGATTCTGATGGACTGGTATATATGA
- a CDS encoding SpoVA/SpoVAEb family sporulation membrane protein: MESLKTEASKKEYEKYVKEVTPVHSLPANMLKAFIVGGLICVLGQFLLNMAQGQGLDKEKAAAWCSLILVLLSAVLTGLNIYPKLAKFAGAGALVPITGFANSVAAAAIEYQTEGEVFGKGAKIFSIAGPVILYGITSSWIIGLIYWILKICGVVG; this comes from the coding sequence ATGGAAAGTCTGAAGACAGAAGCAAGTAAAAAGGAGTATGAGAAATATGTCAAAGAGGTGACACCGGTACACAGCCTGCCTGCCAATATGCTGAAAGCTTTTATCGTCGGCGGCCTGATCTGCGTGTTGGGGCAGTTCCTGCTGAATATGGCACAGGGGCAGGGACTTGACAAAGAGAAGGCAGCAGCCTGGTGTTCGCTGATCCTGGTGCTATTGAGCGCAGTGCTCACGGGACTGAATATTTACCCGAAACTCGCAAAGTTCGCAGGAGCAGGAGCGCTTGTGCCGATTACCGGATTTGCTAATTCTGTAGCTGCGGCAGCGATCGAATATCAGACGGAGGGCGAGGTCTTTGGCAAGGGCGCCAAGATTTTTTCTATCGCTGGCCCCGTTATTTTATACGGTATCACAAGTTCATGGATCATAGGTCTGATCTACTGGATATTGAAAATCTGTGGTGTCGTGGGCTGA
- a CDS encoding stage V sporulation protein AB, with protein sequence MYVVLGFLGLCFGGVIASGVVAFIISLGIVPRYAGITRTANHIMLYENMAILGAVIGNVMCFLPVGIPFGWIGLLVFGTFSGIFLGSWIVALGEVVDIYAIMFRRTGIVRGVAFVIISMALGKVLGSLWFFYKGW encoded by the coding sequence ATGTATGTGGTACTGGGTTTTTTGGGGCTGTGTTTTGGAGGTGTGATTGCGAGCGGAGTCGTGGCGTTTATCATCAGCCTGGGGATTGTACCCCGCTATGCGGGCATCACGAGAACCGCCAATCATATCATGCTGTATGAAAATATGGCTATCCTGGGTGCGGTGATCGGTAATGTTATGTGCTTTCTTCCGGTGGGGATTCCGTTTGGCTGGATCGGTCTGCTGGTGTTCGGAACATTTTCCGGTATTTTCCTGGGGAGCTGGATCGTTGCGCTTGGTGAAGTGGTGGATATCTATGCAATCATGTTTCGGAGAACCGGAATTGTAAGAGGCGTTGCGTTTGTGATTATCAGTATGGCGCTTGGAAAGGTGCTGGGTTCATTGTGGTTTTTTTATAAAGGATGGTGA
- a CDS encoding stage V sporulation protein AA — protein sequence MSTMLYLQTDKNIRVSSPDVYLKDIANLSCSDPAVLAKMQALKIRTIKEEQYGRYPMAVTDIVKKIQALDSNVDVTHIGEPNFIMTFEDPSKKRRLISVIKIIFVCIVTFIGTAFSIMTFNSDVDIPKLFEEIYVEFTGMEYTGFTVLEISYSIGIGLGAVFFFNHFGKRKLTQDPTPMEVEMRTYEDSVDTTIIEQEERKGKE from the coding sequence ATGAGTACGATGCTTTATTTGCAGACGGATAAGAATATCAGGGTGAGCAGTCCGGATGTTTACCTGAAGGACATTGCGAATCTCTCGTGCAGTGATCCGGCGGTGCTGGCCAAAATGCAGGCGCTGAAAATACGGACGATCAAAGAGGAGCAGTATGGGCGCTATCCCATGGCGGTGACTGATATCGTGAAAAAGATACAGGCTCTGGACTCCAATGTCGATGTGACTCATATTGGAGAGCCTAATTTTATCATGACATTTGAAGACCCATCGAAAAAGCGCCGGCTGATAAGTGTGATAAAAATTATTTTTGTGTGTATTGTGACCTTTATCGGCACGGCATTTTCGATTATGACGTTCAACTCGGATGTGGATATTCCCAAGCTTTTTGAAGAAATTTATGTCGAGTTTACCGGAATGGAATATACGGGATTTACAGTCCTTGAGATATCGTATTCGATCGGCATCGGTCTTGGCGCCGTGTTCTTTTTCAACCATTTTGGAAAACGAAAACTTACTCAGGATCCGACACCGATGGAGGTTGAGATGCGTACGTATGAGGATTCAGTGGATACGACGATCATAGAGCAGGAGGAGCGGAAAGGGAAGGAATAG
- the sigF gene encoding RNA polymerase sporulation sigma factor SigF codes for MEHTLALIELAHEGDKEARDTIINENMGLVWSIVKRFANRGVDMEDLFQIGCIGLLKAVDKFDLSYEVRFSTYAVPMIAGEMKRFLRDDGMIKVSRSLKETGHKAYAAKEQLEKQMGREPTLSEIAAAIEVPEEELVEAMDAGAQIESLQQTIYQSEGNSIELMDKLKEEGDSQETALDRIVLTEVLGTLNAKERELIYKRYFQDMTQTAIAREMGMTQVQVSRMEKKILLGLRGKLL; via the coding sequence ATGGAGCATACCCTTGCCCTGATTGAATTGGCGCACGAAGGGGATAAGGAAGCGAGAGATACGATTATTAATGAGAACATGGGACTGGTCTGGAGTATTGTGAAACGGTTTGCAAACCGTGGGGTCGATATGGAAGATCTGTTTCAGATAGGGTGCATCGGACTGCTGAAAGCTGTGGATAAATTTGACCTGAGTTATGAAGTCAGATTTTCCACCTATGCAGTACCCATGATCGCGGGGGAAATGAAGCGTTTTCTCCGGGATGACGGAATGATAAAGGTCAGCAGGTCGCTGAAGGAAACAGGACATAAAGCGTATGCTGCAAAAGAACAGCTGGAAAAGCAGATGGGCAGAGAACCAACACTTTCTGAGATTGCCGCTGCGATTGAGGTGCCGGAAGAAGAGCTGGTGGAAGCCATGGATGCAGGGGCTCAGATCGAGTCTCTGCAGCAGACCATCTATCAGAGCGAAGGCAACAGTATAGAACTGATGGACAAGCTGAAAGAGGAAGGCGACAGTCAGGAGACTGCACTGGATCGGATTGTCCTGACGGAGGTTCTCGGAACTCTGAATGCAAAAGAGCGTGAACTGATCTATAAAAGATATTTCCAGGATATGACACAGACGGCTATCGCCAGGGAAATGGGGATGACGCAGGTACAGGTATCCAGAATGGAAAAAAAGATTTTATTGGGATTACGGGGAAAGTTGTTGTGA
- the spoIIAB gene encoding anti-sigma F factor, which yields MENTNEMSIEFDSRSCNEGFARVAVAAFCTQLNPTLEEVADVKTAVSEAITNSIIHGYEGEVHKIRIECKTVGHELYLTVIDHGKGIEDVKKAMEPLFTTKPEWNRSGMGFAFMEAFMDEVVVVSEPGKGTEVHMKKTVGSRIGEFPE from the coding sequence ATGGAGAACACGAATGAAATGAGCATTGAATTTGACAGCCGCTCCTGCAATGAAGGGTTTGCCAGAGTGGCGGTTGCGGCATTCTGCACGCAGTTGAATCCTACACTCGAGGAGGTCGCAGATGTAAAAACGGCGGTATCGGAGGCAATCACAAATTCAATCATTCATGGATACGAGGGTGAGGTACATAAGATCAGGATTGAATGTAAGACGGTAGGTCACGAATTATATCTTACGGTGATCGATCATGGAAAAGGAATTGAAGATGTAAAAAAGGCGATGGAACCGCTTTTTACAACAAAACCGGAGTGGAACAGATCCGGTATGGGATTTGCTTTTATGGAAGCCTTCATGGACGAGGTCGTTGTGGTATCGGAGCCCGGAAAAGGGACGGAGGTTCACATGAAAAAGACAGTCGGAAGCCGTATTGGTGAGTTTCCGGAATGA
- a CDS encoding STAS domain-containing protein, which produces MDDMFRVSGTNLTVFVPKELDHHIAEMLNQKTDWIMEQKNIRRIVFDFRETDFMDSSGIGVIMGRYRNINLIGGKVEAVHVNDRIDKLLHMSGIYKLISISREKKWNIKGNQKGEQYGEHE; this is translated from the coding sequence ATGGATGACATGTTTCGGGTAAGTGGGACGAACCTTACAGTTTTCGTTCCGAAAGAATTGGATCATCATATTGCGGAAATGCTGAATCAGAAGACGGACTGGATCATGGAGCAGAAGAATATACGGCGAATTGTCTTTGACTTCAGGGAGACAGACTTCATGGACAGTTCGGGGATCGGAGTGATCATGGGAAGGTATCGGAATATCAACCTCATCGGCGGAAAAGTGGAGGCGGTGCATGTGAATGACCGGATTGATAAACTGCTCCATATGTCAGGGATCTACAAACTGATATCGATCAGCAGGGAGAAAAAATGGAATATCAAGGGGAATCAGAAAGGGGAACAGTATGGAGAACACGAATGA